The following are encoded in a window of Panicum virgatum strain AP13 chromosome 5N, P.virgatum_v5, whole genome shotgun sequence genomic DNA:
- the LOC120675174 gene encoding putative 4-hydroxy-4-methyl-2-oxoglutarate aldolase 2 has product MASLPLATAEVCDSNAGLILNGDLRALQPIFRIYGRRQSFAGPVVTLKIFEDNVLLREFLEEKGHGRVLVVDGGGSTRCAILGGNLAQLAQNNGWAGIVINGCIRDVDEINGCDVGIRALNSHPIKSNKKGVGEKHVPVTFAGTRICDGEWLYADSDGILISNSELTV; this is encoded by the coding sequence ATGGCTTCCTTGCCATTGGCCACTGCCGAAGTATGTGACTCCAATGCTGGTTTAATTCTGAATGGCGATCTTCGTGCCCTCCAACCAATCTTCCGTATCTATGGAAGGCGACAGAGTTTTGCTGGCCCTGTTGTGACATTGAAGATCTTTGAGGACAATGTCCTGCTCCGTGAGTTCCTGGAGGAGAAAGGTCATGGCAGGGTCCTGGTGGTCGATGGTGGTGGGAGCACGCGCTGCGCTATTTTGGGCGGCAACCTTGCTCAGCTAGCGCAGAACAATGGGTGGGCCGGTATTGTGATTAATGGTTGCATCAGGGACGTCGACGAGATCAATGGCTGCGACGTTGGCATCCGCGCTCTAAACTCACACCCCATTAAGTCGAACAAGAAGGGTGTCGGTGAGAAGCATGTCCCTGTGACCTTTGCAGGAACCAGAATTTGCGATGGCGAGTGGCTGTATGCTGATTCGGATGGTATCCTTATCTCAAATTCAGAATTGACTGTGTAG